The Neodiprion pinetum isolate iyNeoPine1 chromosome 5, iyNeoPine1.2, whole genome shotgun sequence genome segment TCAGGAGTACTAAGGCAATCCGATCTAATCCGATACCGCACAGTCAAATAATTCGATACCCATCATATCAACGCTGCGGAATTAGGAATAATATGAATGTAAAGACACGCAGTATCGGATTGCGCTCGTACTTCTCCCTTGGCAGCGCTGCAAGGCGGCTGCCATGTATTGGCCCATGTCAAATGTGCTTGAATTCGGTCTCCTGGGGATCCAatctataatttcaatttccataTTTCCCACCCTTCCAGGATTCTGTTTGATGAGTTAAGTGGACAAAACAGAATGCTTGGAGTTTGGGAAAtgtggaaaatgaaattacagtATCCATACGCTGGTCTCCAGTCTTTttggcgagcgaacaggataCCGAACTCTTATACAACACGATGGGTCTGAAGCACGTTTAATCGACAAAAAAgagcacattttttttacatatttatgttttttcaatcacgACACATCGAAATCTCGCATTTCAGCCTATTTCCCTGATCCGTCTTTGAGAAAACCCAGTTTTAAGTTCGAATTATCAAgtaaaaaatgttcgaaaatgttcaaaaatcGTTACCGGCATCGTATATGTAGTTTTTATCAATCTTTGTGGGATTTTTTGTGCCAATTTGCAGGTTTGGGAtgattatgtttatttttcaaggatAAGAACCAAATACGTGTAAGTGCATATCTAGTATAGTAGTAATTACGTCTATGCATGTATTCATTTCCTTGTTAACCATCATATTCCAAAAggtatgaatttttctatacaaaaattgaattgttaTTCTCAGAGTGATGTGTACATAAAGAAAAGCTATTTAAATACTTCATATTTAGtaagaaaatatgaaacattgaaaaaacgaagaacTTGAACAAAGGTAGGAAAGCTTATAGTGATTACATATGTATAGAATTACATTCCTCTGTTGCACGAAGCAATCTGTTTGCATAATCTGAATGCTCTTTAGGAACCTTATAATTCCTCCACATTTTGTGAAATCAGCATCTACAAATTCCGTAGCCCGTTCGCTAAACCCTAGATCTTGCTGTctttgtttacaaaattcggGTAATATGAATCATATAATCACGACATGAACCTTCAAAAAATATagatctgtaaaaaaaatgaggtGTACTTTTTCGTCATTTAAACATGTTTCAAACCCACAGTGTTGGATAAGAGTTCGGTTTCGTGGTCTCTGGTCttcttgacttttttttattattctctcGTCAAGAAGATGGAACTCAGTGGATCGATAATCTAATTTCAGAGTGCTCAAAGggttgaaaatgttgaaagtgAAATTACAGAATCGATCCTCAGGAGACCGAATTCCTATGCAAGCCCGTAGTTTGACGTACATTGCAGCTGCCTGGTAGCGCTGTTAAGGGAGGAGTACCAGCGCAATCCGATACTGCGCATCTCTACATCTGGGTAATAATCCATCCGAGAAAGGTCTTCCGGTCTTCAGACGTTTGTTTCCTTCTGAAGAGAACGGACTATGGAAGATACAGAAAAAGTGTGCGCTGAAAAGTGTAGCAAAGATTCAAAGAGCAGCTCGAAGTTATGCgaggtaaataaataattaatttgatgtataaatgttttttaaaattcacaattacGTGAATACCATTTATAGAATAAGATATAAGAATATAACATTTAATATGATGTAGTATCTGAATAATcatagcaataataatttaaccGTGCTAGAGTGGTCAACGACAGAGTGACAGTGACGTTAGCGGACATCTaacaattgttgtattttaaattaaataaattaagtatcgatagaaaaaaatattggaacatgcatgtattaaaaatttttagaaatcttCATATCCATAATtttagataaatttttaaacgaaactTCTATAGTTgcctttatatatatacgaggtGTGTTCAAAAAGTAAGGTGACTTTTCTAATTTCGCGGGCTATGTCCGTTcgatcttcgatttttttttatgttatgttGGTACACTTGTCCCGAACATCTGTACACAGTTTCAAGTGTATAGCATGTTTAGTTTGTTTTTGACAGATACAAAGGTGAGATGTATTTTGGTGTGCTCGGCGATTTTTTGCTATCAAGAAAAATGGATCAAAGAATTTGCatcaaattttgtgtaaaaaatggaattaagtgctccaaaACACTTGAAATGTTGACAGTGGCATACGGTGAGTCTACTCttagtaaaaaaaacgtttataaGTGGTACAAGCTCTTCCAAGATGGCCGAGAAGATGCCAATGACGAACCTCGCTCTGGACGCCCCAGCACGTCAACAACAGATGAAAACGTTGAAGcagtgaagaaaattgttttggaaaatcgTCGAATCACTATCAGAGAAGTTGCTGAGGATGTTGGCATATCGGTTGGCTCGtgccatgaaattttttcggatgTTTTGGGTATGAGACGTGTGTCAGCGAAGTTTGTTCCGAAACTGCTTAATTTTGACCAGAAGAATCGTCGCATGAGCATCGCTCAGGAGCTGTTGAATGACGTCAATGATGATCCTGATTTACTCAAAAGGGTCATAACTGGTGACGAATCATGGGTATACTCGTATGGTTATGACATCGAAACCAAAGTCCAATCGTCCCAGTGGAAGAGCCCAGGAGAGCCAAGACCGAAAAAAGCACGCCAAGTTCGATCAAATGTCAAGGTTTTGCTCACTGTTTTCTTCGATTACCGTGGCGTAGTGTATCAGGAGTTCTTACCAAAAGGTCGTACGGTCAATAAAGAGTATTACCTTGAAGTTATGCGCCGTTTGCGAGAAGCAATACGAAGGAAACGTCCGGAATTGTGGAAAAACAATTCGTGGCTTTTGCATCACGATAATGCACCTGCTCACTCATCGTTGCTTGTGAGAggttttttgaccaaaaacaACACCACAATCATGCCTCAGCCACCATATTCACCGGATTTGGCCCCATGCGACTTTTTCCTGTTCCCAAAACTGAAGAGACCTATGAAAGGACGGAGATTTGCAACGATTGAGGAGATAAAGACTGCATCGCTGGAAGAGCTCAAAGCTATACCAGAAAGTGCTTATCAGAAGTGCTTTGAGGATTGGAAAAAGCGTTGGCACAAGTGTATTATATCTGAGGGGGATTACTTTGAAGGGGACAACATaaatattgatgaataaataaatagtttttcataaaaatataaagtcaccttactttttgaacacacctcgtatatattattatatatgtatacatataggtgCGTTTTTGTGTAAATCGAATAAGCGAGAGTCCCTATGTAGGAAAACAGGCACTATTTGGGGAGGAGAAAGCACCATGTATTGATTTCTTACGCACGTCACTCGTGAGGGTGCGCGATTTGCGACGGGGTAACGAGCCCGAGGGTGTGGGGGAAGGACAATTTGGAGGATTCACGCGCAAACGTGTCGTGTCGAAAGGACGATAGTTGAAAGGAAGGGATTGCTGTCTCACTCTCATACACGCTTCTTATGGACATTGGGGCGCCAGCGGACCAATGGATGATACAACAAGTGCTATTGCCAAAATGGTATACAACAATTATACTAACGATTATTGAGATGAATTAGTGAagggtaggaaaaaaaaaaaaaaaaacaaatacacaAACGACTCGGAAGATTCGCTTCTGTCGCGGTCACTCAACGCactcatttttcattaacaTCTAACTTGTTCgtgaaaagaagaattttGTCAGATGTCTGCTAACTTTAGAGTCGTAACAACAAATATGTATGAATGATATCAACAAGTGTTATATTATAATAGCTATATTGCTTACGTTATTTTTATAGTATCATTTTGACGATAGTCAATTTGAAAGCCAGTGGCAAGTAAATTGCCGAAACTTGACTCCGAATGCTATTCCAACGATTTCTGCTGGCAGTAACGATAGCTTATCGTCAAATAAACAGGAAGTAAATAGTAAGtccaatttcaaattattctacATGGACAAGATTAtcttttatgaaaaattaatttacttATTCATTATTAATAGGTCCAGGAGAAAATGCAATCGTTGATAAgcttgttgaaaatttgattccgGCAAAGTTAAATGATATGAGATATGACAACGATGATGGTATAGCAAATTTGCAAGATGAAGGGAACAAGCAAATGAAAACATGCACAACCGATGGACCGATGAATAATTCTGATATGCAAGATACAACATTCCATACTTCTGAAAATGGCACAATTCGACaaacgaatgaaatgaaacattGGAAATTACAACCGAATGCTATTACAACGATGTGTGTCGACGTCAAAGGTGGCTCAACAGCATTAAGAAATCAGGAAGTAAACAGTAAGtcttatttcaaattatttcacatgAAGCAGATTatcttttataaaaaattaatttaattattcatcatCGATAGGTCCAGAAGAAAATGCGATCGTTGATAAGCCTGCTGAGAATTTAGTTCCGGAAAAGTTAAATGATACGAGATATGACAACGATGATGGAATAGCAAGTTCCCAAGATGAAGGGGACCAATCAGTGCAAATGGAAACAAGCATAACCGATGGACCGATGAATAATTCTGACACACAAGCCACAAGATTCCatagttttgaaaatggcACAATTCGACAagcgaatgaaataaaacgttTGAAACTACAATTGAAGCAAGAGCGGCTAAAGAATCATACTTATAAATTAAAGTATAAGATAACAAAACAGTTGGCTCTAAAATCAGTTCAGCgatttaaattttacaaaaacaattattttattttattatgtgaAAAGGAGGTGCGTAACAACCGCAATCGAGCACCGGTGTATTTTAGAGCTTACTGTGACTGTGACTGTGACTTAAAACTTCCGCGTATGCGATATCCGATACCCAGGTGTGTACATACTGAAGATCGCGATGCATACatgaaattattgaatgaGTGAAGGACGTACAAATAGATGTTAATTTCctcaaaattgaaatgtctCTTCTGAAAAATGGCCAAACAGCAAAAATGGCAAGACAGGAAAGTAATGAGAAGAGGATGGCGCATATGGAAGAGAAACTGAATCACGTGGATACGGTAGACCGATCAAGTAATGTGATCTTATACAACGTCACAGAGAGCGATGAACTGAATAAAATCCTGCTAACAGATTGTAAACCAAAGGAGTATCTTGTGTATCTATTATGCTTTATTCAATAGCATCGCCACTTGTGGGTTTATTGGATGGTTTCTTGTCTATAAAAGTAATATAACAGAGTTGTGTAATTTACAAAAGCGTCTACTTAAGAATATTgaagaattcaaaaataatgaaCATGCGAATGAAATATCAGTAGGAATAAGGGAAACTTATGTTTCGCAATGTCTGGAATATAACTGGAAAATGAAAGACTTAAAAGTAGCAGATCAATCACAAGGTATAAAGGCTCGACGTTACAAGTGGAACTGAAAAtaggaaagaaatttcatcgatATCAGgcaatttggaatttcaatcATTTACCAATAGAGATTAAAAGTGAACAAacttttctaaaaaaaattatttatcaatataCCCATAACAATATACACGAGTAATCTTTCGAGATGGATCaaaattcttattttgtaattttttttttgttttttacataatattttccCTTACTGTCTTTCTTTAAATCAGGCTTCCGCAGAGGTTATCTTATCCTACAGCGAAGTATATTGAATGTACTTTGTACTTCCTGAGTACTTTACTTTGTTACGCCCACAGCACGTAACTACTATACTGTAAATGTAATTGATTGTGAATAAATAtgccgatgaaaaaaaaaaaaaaaaagaaaaaagacatCCAGAAAATTTTAGCCGACGCAGGAGTTAGTTAACGTTCCAGAGGGTCTGACCGGTTCCGGATAAATTGTTCCTAGAGGGTCAGACCCTCCTTATTGAGAAAATACAGTCCTTACTGAACACCACTGAAAATCGAATTGTTGGAAATGGTGCCGAAGAAAACTCTGAGCAGATAGGCATAAGCCCGAACCGTGTTTTCGCAAGCAATTCAAGAAAATTCTGCAGATTCTATTTCTACGGCACCGAACCTTCACCCACCCTGAGATCGTATTTACGGGGGGAGATATATTTAGCGAAAATAAGGCCATTTTTTGTCAGAAAATTCAGCGCTTTTGTTTCAAACCGTAACATTTCGGAGGTTTTATAAGTTCATGTTCTGCATTTGAGTGTTATTGAAAGGAAAATCTGTGTTTATTTACTTTCAGATTAATCTAGCCAACGCCACACGTCCGTAGCCTTATCGCTGCAAGTTGCAGTCCGTGCCATACCTCCGCCATTTTGAaagatgacatttttttttcatacctatATACAATGTCAAAGGTATAAGGAATATGAAAATACCAAAAggctaaaaaattttgaacaagttTTTACTTGCCAAAAAGAATCATGAAATGAAGCGATTCTTCCCTCGCCTAACTATATCTCGCCTCCCTTAACAAGAGGAAAGTCAAACCGAATCGGATTCGTCTCTTCTAAAGCCTACTCGATCTACTAAAAACGCGGCTCcggagaaaagtaaaaaatagcAACAGTCACGCATTCTTCAATACAAACCTATGAGGAAGTTAATGTGATTTTCTGGAACTCGAGTGTCCTGAGTAATGTTGCGGGACTGGAAAACAACACATCGAACGATAGCACACCTTGTTTATGTGAAACCGGATGTTGCGAAGAACCCTTCATCGCTCTGTTGTTTTAAAACAAAGGAACGACGTTCATCGAAGTTACCAGAAAGGTAAACAAGGGCAGAGCTCTAAAGGCGGGATCGCGGCAATGACACTTATCGGATGCGTGTTTGCTTGTTTCGCTGAACCATAATTAATTACACTTGTGAAAGGGTTTGTTTTAGTGCACAGTTGAACAAGCATAATGTGCAAAAGCTGTGGGATCGTGGGCTGTGCGTATTATAAAACAGAGCACCCAGATCTACGCAAGGTAAACActttatgattttatttagCAATGGAACAGTGTTTTACAGAATGTACAAAAtggcgaaaaaaataatagtgtTTATGAAACTACAATCAAAGCTATCCACGCCGATATACGGCAACCAAATTTTAACTTGTCAACTTTTTCAAGCAGTCTTTGCTCTATTCACAAATACACCGCAATGGCTGAATGTATAGACTATATGGGCAAAAATTGAAACCCGGGAAACTGAAAAACttagcagaaaaaaaagaaaactaacgAAATTTCGCTCAACAAAACattataatattcattcataattaaaataaactgTTTCACATTTCGACTGTGATTGTCAGTAAaggatataattattatcattactattaacattattattaagatgttatttttttctcagttaaaatattttataactcGTAACCTTTCTGATCCGACTTTGAAATTACCACCGTTCTACGACGAACGCGCCATTTGTTGGATCTTCCGCGAACGAAGGTAACATAATCACAGACCGGGTATCCCCTATTTTTTCTATCTCCGTGACCAAGAGATTGAGGTTAACCTCAAAATCTGTCGAGTCCTCGTGTTTGAAACACAGTTTGACATTAGAGACTGATCAACAACAAATCTTTAACCGAATAAAATGGCTCAAGGAAAGTTGAAGGTTAAAGCAAAACTGCCAGCTTCCGCTAAGCCAAAGGGCGGCGGTAacaagaataataacaataacaaaggTCGACCGATACAGCGCAGAGGAAGTAAGGCTATAACGACGAATCTGTAAACGTTTTACGTATTTATGTACGAACGCGCTTGACTTGAATGTAATTAGTAATTATTGAAGTGCTCGGTACTATTTATCGATGACAATTATCCGAATCCTCATGCGTTAAGTTTTCTAAATCCCAAAAGAGACAATTGTCTTGCCTATCGATCGAGGGGCTATTGTAGAACACTCTTGGGTGTACTCGCTTCTTACTGCCTATTTATCCAAAGATTTGTCGGTGAATATCGGGGAGTACCCACGAGTACCGGTGAGTACCAACGAGTCTTTGGATAGATAAGGCACAGTAAGTTGTCAAATAAGGTAGGAGGAAGCTAATATACTCAAGAGTGAATAGCTCCTCGCTACGTATAACAGTCACTATCAATTTTACCTCAGCCATGTACAACCTAATCGATGATATTTGTTTACAAATTAAGATGCGCCGGTACGTCCAAAGAAAGCTAAATTCGAGGAACAGAATAAACTGAAGAAAATCATATCGAAAACGGTGAACAAAGCGATGGAACAAGAGTTGAGGCAAAGAGCACTCGGAGGTAAACAATCTCTGACAAAGAAAGAACCGGCTTCGTCGTCAAGCGGACAGAAAAAATAACAGTAAATAATTCACTCTTTCTTTAATCATGGACAATttacttgaaataaaaatggtgtACGCAATTTCATTGAGAGGTCGTAAAATCGTGTCATTCAATTCAATGGAAAAATCTCCGCTGTAGCTGCATTGAGActtatttttaaaagtatcgatttttttacttGTCGAAGTAATAACTCTTTATTCATAACATGTCCCAcggtataattattgttatattattatattaatatgtagttgtataatataattttcatatttactGGCAGTTGCTTTTTGCACGTCACGTTCTACGCAAcgtacatttcttttttttttttcatttcaatttgtcGATGTCTGttgtaaaaagaaagataaagaaCCTGTATATAAATAGTTGATATTtcataacatacatatatatgcattttttgatatttcgcAGTCAATTCTTTCTTTCCAATATTAACAGTAATCGTAATACtagtaataagaataatattaaAGTGGTGTTACAATAGTAAAATGTAGCACTGGATACAGTCGATGGCACTGTagtttaaataatattaaagaaTATGGCAATCGTGTGTAAGCTGAAACGCTACAGAGGAACacacagaaaatgaaaaacgaaaaaaatcgtgctacacaagaaaacaaaaaaaaactattaaaTGCAATGACGGTAAATACAATCGGAAtgaattcaacaattttcacgtaaaattattatttcattcctCAGTTCGATAACAGTAGCGTGAACTTATCGAAAATTGTTCCTACATTTTGGTATGcgtatgaaattttgattatgCTGTTgaaatcatatatatatacttttgtatatatgtatgtatctttaattttatttttttctgttatcaACTCTAGAATCTGAATTTATAAAAACTATATCAAGTATCGTTCAAATGTTTTTACATGACTATCATACAAGTTTTTCCCGCGCCTATTATGATTCCGCGCCAAGCGCGTCTcttaacaatatatatattatatgctCTCTATAGTTCATACGTAATACtctggttttcgttttaataaaaaatcacattAGCTGATGCGCTCTAGCTGCAGGCTTTTGGTTTTACTGCTCGTAAGCATCTGTATCATCTTTcttctaattgtaagtacaTATGATAATCATCGGCCCATGTTCGTGGCTTCTCATCGTTTTTTGCTTGTGCTCTTATGGTGATGCGAcctggagaaaaaaagattaataaaaatgaaatgacaAGCTACGAGTTAAACTCAATGCCAATATTCAAACGGCACTCACAACTAAGAGATGTCCACTTTCTCTGTTCTTGCTTATCGCCGGAGTATTTCCTGTTCTGAATTCTATTGTACCTTCCTTGCCACTGACTAGTTTGTGGGAAAGTCTGAAACGGTATATTCGATATTTAAGTAACCGTTACTGGTTGCCAGAAATTGTTGCAGGATCCTTCGCtcaattttcactgaaaaaatatacttacAATTCCTCGTTGACGATGCTAAGGATTTTAGGATTCTTTGTTATGTCGATCGCTTTAGTCAGGGCTTCGATTATGTGGGGCAATTCCAGGATCAAATCACCCTAAAATTGTACATCGGTTTGTGTAATTTTGTTGCTAAGGCTATCGTATAAGTGTTCGTAAATAGACCGTGCTCGTTATAATCTCTATATACCTTGTCCTTTTTCAGTTCTGGCGGTATTCTGACAATCAGTAAACTATCAGATTCTCCGGTGACGACCAAACCGCTGATCGATTGATAGGGTAGTCGATGTTTCAATTTGAAGGTCTTTATCGTATCCAGAATGTAAACTGCTTTGTGAGTAAGTATGAGGACTCTGTCGCGAGGCTTGTATCCGTGACGGTCGTATTTCACCACCGGAGTTGCATActgcagaaattgaaaataaatttgagcatacaaatttacaaattacaaGAGGTATCGACCTAACCAGCTGAAATATCACCTTTATAGTTTCATCGCTGGGAAGAATGTTGGTCGTAAATGTTTGTCTCAGAGCATTGAACTCTTCGCCGAGTCGATCCTCCTGGAATCGTGGTCCAACGCTCTTTGCGTACGACTTCTTCTTGTCCTTGAACAAGGTTTCCGCAAGAATCTTGAGCTCAAAGTGCGCCTTGTCTTCTGGCGATAAGGCCAATCTGTAATTTCGAGCCTTCCACCTTCTGTGCATTGGATGCAGTAAATCTGAAGCCTAAGTTTCAACATATATTGAAATTACGTTATGctccaaaaaattgaatcgcaGTCGTTGTATTATTCAGAATACTTACCTCCTGACAAGCGAGCGGGCATGCAGGCCAAGAAGTATCCAAAAGACTTTCCGGAAGATTAGCAGCGAGTCTTCGGAGCCATTGTGCTTTTCCCAGTTCAATGAATGccatattttcttcatttggCGGTCCATTTCGAGTAATGAAACCTTTGATGAACCTAATGAACATATTAAGATTGGAGTTTGAAACATGGTTTCTCACAGCACTTATCAGCTGTAGATAATAATGTAACTCTATCGTTTGTatcctttcgtttttttttaagggaAACGGACCTTCGAATAGTGATGACAGCCTTTCGCCTCTGTTCCGCTTCCCTTTTCGCGAGCCACCTTCGAACGTATTTCTCCAAAACGATAGAGGCATCTCGCATTTCGAGGTATATCCTCCTTTGCTTTCTACCCTTCCATCTGCTTTGAATGATGGCAGCAATATCGTGTTTCTTCTCTTGGAAAGCATCTTCGGTTTCAAACAGAGTCTTGGGTGATCTGATGAACAGCTTCGtgctaaaaagaaaaaaaatccaaacgATTGTTCACGCCCGTTATGTATCCTTGTGATCACTCGGTATTCCTGACTTTCAACTTTTTACTCACTTGCCCATCCTGTATTCGTCATTCTCGTACCCAAGATGGCAGACTAGAGTTTGTACCCCGTCTTTTGCTGCACCGTGATACCTGGGCCAGGTTTCAGGGCAGAGTGCCTTGTAACGTTGCAAAAATTGTTCGTATGGTCTTCTGTAGGCGAATCCGGCTCTCCTAACTCTCAAGTTCTCCATCAAGCCGAGATACTTGACCTGGTGTAGTACTATCTTCTCGTTGAATTGACCTGAAAGAGACATTCACGAAAGCCTTGGTCAGTACTTTTCGACGTTAGAAGAAGAGAACCGAAAATCTTAACTAAATATGTCACTGTAAGACTCACCAGCCAACTTGAAGTCATTTGGTTTGATGCAACGGATGTAGGAGGGCTCTTTCCCCAGAAGTATTTCCATCAGATTATTCAAACTGTTTCTAAATTGGGTTATCGCAGTTTCCGGACGTTTCTTACTCGACAAATCTTCCACGTCAAATATAACCTGGGACATAAAGATTGTACGGTTCAACAAGTCGTATGTTTCAACCGGGTTCCATTAAACCAGTCGAGTATCGGATTACGAAGAGGCTTAGGTGAACCTTCGAACAATACCTTGGTTATTGGATTGGTAGTGTGAGACATAACTTCGCGAAGATCCCTGAACAGCAGGTCGTTATTCTTTTCAAGGAAGGTATTTACGTTGTACGTTACTTCTCCAGCGTAATGGACCAATCTGAATTCCTATAAATCGAACAAGGCGTTACAGGCATTGTACCAACTTTCGATCCACTCGATACTTTGGCACAGAGTATTGCACAAAATCACTCACGTCGCGTCCCATTATTTTTTGCGTTTGTATGTCGGATTTCATGTGACTTATGTAGTGCTCGTGGTTGGACAGATGAGtgtgtaatttttcaaggAAGCTCAAATCCGTCGGTTCGCCAGGTCGGAGACATTCCTCGTCGAGCAGGGCAATGATACCTGCGCGCATTcgcaaagaaaaattgaatattacttgtgaaattttgactgCACAACCAATCGACGGACCTCCGATCCGTAACTACTCGCTAAGAATACCCACCCTTGTGCTTCTCTTCTATCAAATCACAGATTACTTTGTTGTTGAAGTACTTAACGGGCTCCCACTCAATACCCTCCTTAAGGTACTCCTCTTGTTCCGATTTCAGTGTCagacgaatgaaaagttgctgcaatttttcattgcaGAAGTTTATGCAGAATTGCTCGAAGCTACAGAAATGCGGGAAAAATGTTCGTTAATCAGTCTCACGGAAACGTTAAATAAACTTGATGATTTGCACGTGCAAGGTAAAAATGGACCGATTTCTCAAAGACTCACCTGTTTTTCtggaaaatttcgaatccgTATATATCCAGGATTCCCATAACAACGTTGCGCCGACTGTCCTGCGAATGGAGGGATTTGTTCAGCCTCTTGACCAGCCAGGTGAACAATCGATCATAGACGGCCTTGGCCAGAGCATCGCGGGCGTAGATTGCCAATTCTCTGTTGAGAGGTGAACAgacgacgtcgcctcgagctTCGATAGTGCGACTGGTGAAAGCCTTCGCAAGTTGGACGGCATCGCAGCCCAGCAACTGAAGAGCAAAGGGTCGTTATTATCGAGAGACATTCAAAGCGTCCGATCGGGAGAGTGTGAACATTCGATGACGTTACCGAAGATACAGCTTCGACCGAGGCTGGTTTCAATATTTCAGCGACGCCCTCGGTCTCGGTGAAACCAACGTTTCCCATGTGGAGAACGGAGGCCACGATTTGAAATATGGAGTCCTGTTCGACCTGGTCAAGTTCTATGGTATTCATCGCGTTCGTCACCTCTCGGAACTGGGCGGAATCATTGATGGATTCGACGTGTCCTTTTGCCTGAAACGGTGAGGAGCAACTGGTCGGTGAAAATGACGGTAACAATGACAGTGACGTCAGAAAAACGGAAAACCGCACTTACGCCGCTGCTGAGGTAGTAATAGGTGTCGAAGTTGCGCTTAAGGAACAGTTTCTGGAGCGTATCCT includes the following:
- the LOC124218978 gene encoding UPF0390 protein zgc136864; the encoded protein is MAQGKLKVKAKLPASAKPKGGGNKNNNNNKGRPIQRRGNAPVRPKKAKFEEQNKLKKIISKTVNKAMEQELRQRALGGKQSLTKKEPASSSSGQKK
- the Myo61F gene encoding unconventional myosin IC isoform X2 — translated: MERGLHERDRVGVQDFVLLEDFQSETAFVDNLRKRFKENLIYTYIGQVLVSVNPYKDLPIYTPETIQDYQKIHFFEAPPHIFALADTAYQSLTEENREQCILISGESGSGKTEASKKILQFIAAATGHKQQVEGVKDKLLGSNPVLEAFGNAKTNRNDNSSRFGKYMDIQFNYQGDPIGGNILNYLLEKSRVVHQSSGERNFHIFYQLLAGADEDTLQKLFLKRNFDTYYYLSSGAKGHVESINDSAQFREVTNAMNTIELDQVEQDSIFQIVASVLHMGNVGFTETEGVAEILKPASVEAVSSLLGCDAVQLAKAFTSRTIEARGDVVCSPLNRELAIYARDALAKAVYDRLFTWLVKRLNKSLHSQDSRRNVVMGILDIYGFEIFQKNSFEQFCINFCNEKLQQLFIRLTLKSEQEEYLKEGIEWEPVKYFNNKVICDLIEEKHKGIIALLDEECLRPGEPTDLSFLEKLHTHLSNHEHYISHMKSDIQTQKIMGRDEFRLVHYAGEVTYNVNTFLEKNNDLLFRDLREVMSHTTNPITKVIFDVEDLSSKKRPETAITQFRNSLNNLMEILLGKEPSYIRCIKPNDFKLAGQFNEKIVLHQVKYLGLMENLRVRRAGFAYRRPYEQFLQRYKALCPETWPRYHGAAKDGVQTLVCHLGYENDEYRMGNTKLFIRSPKTLFETEDAFQEKKHDIAAIIQSRWKGRKQRRIYLEMRDASIVLEKYVRRWLAKREAEQRRKAVITIRRFIKGFITRNGPPNEENMAFIELGKAQWLRRLAANLPESLLDTSWPACPLACQEASDLLHPMHRRWKARNYRLALSPEDKAHFELKILAETLFKDKKKSYAKSVGPRFQEDRLGEEFNALRQTFTTNILPSDETIKYATPVVKYDRHGYKPRDRVLILTHKAVYILDTIKTFKLKHRLPYQSISGLVVTGESDSLLIVRIPPELKKDKGDLILELPHIIEALTKAIDITKNPKILSIVNEELLSHKLVSGKEGTIEFRTGNTPAISKNRESGHLLVVASP
- the Myo61F gene encoding unconventional myosin IC isoform X1, which codes for MSENNSGEEVGGVSAPPPISRSISQRPVRTMERGLHERDRVGVQDFVLLEDFQSETAFVDNLRKRFKENLIYTYIGQVLVSVNPYKDLPIYTPETIQDYQKIHFFEAPPHIFALADTAYQSLTEENREQCILISGESGSGKTEASKKILQFIAAATGHKQQVEGVKDKLLGSNPVLEAFGNAKTNRNDNSSRFGKYMDIQFNYQGDPIGGNILNYLLEKSRVVHQSSGERNFHIFYQLLAGADEDTLQKLFLKRNFDTYYYLSSGAKGHVESINDSAQFREVTNAMNTIELDQVEQDSIFQIVASVLHMGNVGFTETEGVAEILKPASVEAVSSLLGCDAVQLAKAFTSRTIEARGDVVCSPLNRELAIYARDALAKAVYDRLFTWLVKRLNKSLHSQDSRRNVVMGILDIYGFEIFQKNSFEQFCINFCNEKLQQLFIRLTLKSEQEEYLKEGIEWEPVKYFNNKVICDLIEEKHKGIIALLDEECLRPGEPTDLSFLEKLHTHLSNHEHYISHMKSDIQTQKIMGRDEFRLVHYAGEVTYNVNTFLEKNNDLLFRDLREVMSHTTNPITKVIFDVEDLSSKKRPETAITQFRNSLNNLMEILLGKEPSYIRCIKPNDFKLAGQFNEKIVLHQVKYLGLMENLRVRRAGFAYRRPYEQFLQRYKALCPETWPRYHGAAKDGVQTLVCHLGYENDEYRMGNTKLFIRSPKTLFETEDAFQEKKHDIAAIIQSRWKGRKQRRIYLEMRDASIVLEKYVRRWLAKREAEQRRKAVITIRRFIKGFITRNGPPNEENMAFIELGKAQWLRRLAANLPESLLDTSWPACPLACQEASDLLHPMHRRWKARNYRLALSPEDKAHFELKILAETLFKDKKKSYAKSVGPRFQEDRLGEEFNALRQTFTTNILPSDETIKYATPVVKYDRHGYKPRDRVLILTHKAVYILDTIKTFKLKHRLPYQSISGLVVTGESDSLLIVRIPPELKKDKGDLILELPHIIEALTKAIDITKNPKILSIVNEELLSHKLVSGKEGTIEFRTGNTPAISKNRESGHLLVVASP